A stretch of the Candidatus Paceibacterota bacterium genome encodes the following:
- a CDS encoding stalk domain-containing protein: MKRTAFVSLFLSFCFLFSCLIPTTFIRAADVPKRSYIIVLGTDALKQSAGLKQFVDYKSTSFEVTVVSMPDIAKQFSTVTDKVEQLRQYLDTKTQPVPPYVLLVGKRALEMNGTSSHESFIGTIPMAVLSLNGIEAATDLLYRFPRLHFDFSNGTYLMPPTMQGSINFVVGSIPVDDVSFIDDYFERLIPLEKMYSEKNFLNGIIANGILGYGSGTLPPMPSDTAGLGEETKSIMSDSGAVVTLYEKGGSRPSAYIPTLPLTETNFTSVWNSQFHDWVLLTGHNATYSLYWPIPDPGLEEAQETAIWRYFADLTKLTSKAFFGLFDGCSSAHPGDIEALTGFFKKKLVYTGIGYTDVIPETTFALKIFQRIKQGYSIGDALQYQDKQVQEIMEEEVLGDPSACLIPRNFGVALSNPSNSVRVSPGVSLTLSWKKADATWAYNVQISNSSDFTNLVKSDITYTNSYQISVLPIGNYFWRIAGVSDAGLEQWSETRAFIVNDPLALSVVPLPSTTTNPDITISGVTNGDSIVVNNHFVAIVNTRFSCILSLVGGSNIITITAIKGTQKSVQTYKVFYIKPVTLRFIIGKPTVWIDGDMKALEAPPMIYNSRTLVPIRVLVESIGGSIDWNASAQMVNISLGDTRLTLIVGSNVALLNNTLVSIDAADTKVVPKIVNGRTLLPLRFVAECLGFQVDWKPTAQTIVLTYSYSGS; encoded by the coding sequence ATGAAACGCACTGCTTTCGTATCGCTTTTTCTGTCTTTTTGTTTCTTGTTTTCTTGTCTCATTCCGACCACTTTCATTAGAGCGGCAGATGTACCCAAACGCAGTTACATTATTGTTTTGGGCACTGATGCCCTCAAGCAGTCAGCCGGTCTGAAACAGTTTGTGGACTACAAGTCCACAAGCTTTGAAGTAACAGTTGTTTCCATGCCAGACATTGCCAAACAGTTTTCCACCGTTACAGACAAAGTGGAACAGTTGAGACAATACCTGGATACCAAGACCCAACCTGTTCCCCCGTATGTGTTATTAGTGGGTAAAAGAGCGCTTGAAATGAATGGTACGAGCTCACACGAATCCTTTATTGGCACTATCCCAATGGCAGTATTATCGCTTAATGGAATAGAGGCTGCGACTGATTTACTATATCGCTTTCCTCGTTTACATTTCGATTTCTCCAATGGAACCTACCTGATGCCACCCACTATGCAAGGTTCCATTAACTTTGTAGTAGGGAGTATTCCTGTTGATGACGTATCCTTTATTGATGACTATTTTGAAAGGTTAATACCGTTAGAAAAGATGTATTCCGAAAAAAACTTTCTTAACGGTATTATAGCTAACGGCATTCTTGGCTATGGCTCTGGTACTTTACCACCAATGCCAAGCGATACCGCTGGATTAGGAGAAGAAACGAAATCTATAATGTCAGATAGCGGCGCCGTTGTTACTCTTTATGAAAAAGGGGGTAGTAGACCTTCTGCCTATATACCAACCCTGCCATTAACTGAGACCAACTTTACTTCTGTTTGGAATTCTCAGTTTCATGATTGGGTTTTACTGACCGGTCATAACGCTACCTATAGCCTTTATTGGCCCATACCCGACCCTGGGCTTGAGGAGGCGCAAGAAACAGCTATTTGGAGATATTTTGCTGATTTGACGAAACTTACCAGTAAGGCATTCTTTGGCCTATTTGATGGATGCTCATCGGCTCATCCTGGGGATATTGAAGCGCTCACTGGATTTTTTAAGAAAAAGCTAGTCTATACCGGCATTGGCTATACTGATGTGATTCCAGAAACAACCTTTGCTTTGAAAATATTTCAAAGAATCAAACAAGGATATAGTATTGGAGATGCTCTCCAATATCAAGATAAACAGGTCCAAGAAATCATGGAAGAAGAAGTCTTGGGCGATCCCTCTGCTTGCCTAATTCCCAGAAACTTCGGAGTTGCGTTATCTAATCCCTCCAATTCGGTTAGGGTATCTCCGGGTGTTTCCCTCACCCTTTCTTGGAAAAAAGCCGATGCTACTTGGGCTTACAACGTTCAGATAAGTAACTCATCTGATTTTACTAATTTAGTGAAATCAGATATTACCTATACCAACAGTTATCAAATCTCTGTACTACCTATAGGTAATTACTTCTGGCGGATAGCAGGAGTGTCTGATGCAGGTTTAGAACAATGGTCTGAAACAAGAGCTTTTATCGTAAATGACCCTTTGGCATTATCGGTAGTTCCCTTGCCATCGACGACAACCAATCCTGACATTACTATCTCCGGAGTTACCAATGGCGACAGTATAGTAGTAAACAACCATTTCGTAGCGATAGTTAACACAAGGTTTTCTTGTATACTATCGCTTGTAGGTGGAAGTAATATCATTACTATTACTGCTATCAAAGGAACACAAAAGTCTGTTCAAACTTACAAAGTTTTCTATATCAAACCAGTAACTCTAAGATTTATTATCGGAAAACCAACGGTTTGGATAGACGGAGACATGAAGGCATTAGAAGCCCCTCCCATGATTTACAACTCAAGAACCCTGGTTCCCATAAGGGTTCTAGTAGAATCTATTGGGGGGTCTATTGATTGGAATGCATCTGCCCAGATGGTAAATATAAGTTTGGGGGATACTAGACTCACGTTGATCGTTGGTAGCAATGTTGCCCTATTGAACAATACGCTGGTTTCTATTGATGCGGCTGATACTAAAGTTGTGCCAAAGATTGTCAATGGTCGTACTCTTCTACCACTACGTTTCGTGGCAGAATGTCTTGGCTTCCAAGTTGATTGGAAACCAACTGCCCAAACGATTGTTCTTACTTATAGCTATAGCGGGAGTTAG
- a CDS encoding carboxypeptidase-like regulatory domain-containing protein yields the protein MSNKLKLLVSCLVIISLITIVLLAVRGSRYNFAGIITGESYDPKWKGTVVVPNVKIFALDQDHTGSQQKIYKIYSNKNGEFEFNNLPSGHYQILFRSSDKTPSNYYQFDDLAPLDLFINKDYTQKTPLVLNLELNERTKIDIHKEAALTVLINALENYKNNIGQYPISENNDAYVKLEDRSIILQKLSKYIPGGYSVIADSLPISYKSDGQHYFLKTLPINFPARQSIYLTDDPQQGFVYSFSKNNF from the coding sequence ATGTCTAACAAATTGAAACTATTAGTTTCCTGTTTAGTGATTATTAGCTTAATAACTATAGTTTTATTAGCTGTCCGAGGGAGTCGTTATAATTTCGCAGGAATAATAACAGGGGAAAGCTATGATCCAAAATGGAAGGGTACTGTTGTAGTTCCTAATGTAAAGATATTTGCTTTGGATCAAGATCACACCGGTTCTCAACAGAAGATTTATAAAATTTATTCTAATAAGAATGGTGAATTTGAATTTAATAACTTGCCGTCAGGACATTATCAGATTTTATTCAGAAGTAGTGACAAAACGCCCTCTAATTATTACCAATTTGACGACCTTGCGCCACTCGATTTATTTATAAATAAAGATTATACCCAAAAAACTCCTCTTGTTTTAAACTTAGAATTAAATGAAAGAACTAAAATAGATATCCATAAAGAGGCTGCCCTGACTGTATTAATTAATGCCTTAGAAAATTATAAAAATAATATTGGCCAATACCCTATAAGTGAAAATAATGATGCATACGTTAAGCTAGAGGATAGGAGCATAATTTTACAAAAATTAAGCAAATACATTCCAGGAGGGTATTCTGTAATTGCCGACAGTTTGCCTATTAGCTATAAGTCTGATGGTCAACATTATTTTCTAAAGACATTACCCATTAATTTCCCTGCAAGGCAATCAATTTATCTTACAGATGATCCTCAACAAGGATTTGTGTATTCTTTTTCCAAAAACAACTTTTAA
- a CDS encoding stalk domain-containing protein: MKRTAFVSLFLSFCFFLSCLIPTTFIRAADVPKRSYIIVLGTDALKQSAGLKQFVDYKSTNFEVTVVSMPDITKQFPTVTDKVEQLRQYLDTKTQPVPPYVLLAGTMDEIPMVRFYYDLNHPEYDAMTDACLLYNQSLSFFDINGNGKPGEFVECQVFEVIQKFVIGRLPTDSIVILDTYFPLLIKAEKKYETNPSLTGMVACAVEFFADGFYYNADQAGEKVKSVLPLVQWTTLYEKEGSYTSTLPADPLTTANFLSTWNKGLDIVFTEAHGGNWRRIFDDTDKDGVYDTGEEHWVRFWGPLTDFQSTTFLGYINGCDTFIDDNWTKTPFPYVDNLLHGKLLNFIGYASSITDYDNPLSKAICCAIGNGFSVGDAVATVKGNTLPRDRSESWLSITIAGDPSARLSSKPLTVMPTVSMTDTNTNAITLSWNKNNPICTYIVQVSSFADFNNLVESDMVYTTSCQISALPAGDYYWRVRAVYDTGLGDWSEGTSFTIIGPINIEVDSLPNEVESPVITVTGSTNADSVKVNGLDATVASGHFSKTVSLTEGENKINIIASRGTQITTANYVVTYKKSLILKLVIGKPTIWVNGMASSLEAPPVITNARTLVPIRAVVEAVDGTIDWDATLRQVSITVKEDRLVLTIGKSLATLNGNTVAIDTSNSKVVPVIMNGRTLLPLRFVAESLGFEVTWDAATQTITLSIR; this comes from the coding sequence ATGAAACGCACTGCTTTCGTATCGCTTTTTCTGTCTTTTTGTTTCTTCCTTTCTTGTCTCATTCCGACCACTTTCATTAGAGCGGCAGATGTACCCAAACGCAGCTACATTATTGTTTTGGGCACTGATGCCCTCAAGCAGTCAGCTGGTCTGAAACAGTTTGTGGACTACAAGTCCACAAACTTTGAAGTAACAGTTGTTTCCATGCCAGACATTACCAAACAGTTTCCCACCGTTACAGACAAAGTGGAACAGTTGAGACAATATTTGGACACCAAGACCCAACCTGTTCCGCCGTATGTTCTCCTAGCGGGAACTATGGACGAGATTCCTATGGTTCGCTTTTACTACGACCTAAACCATCCAGAATATGACGCCATGACAGACGCCTGCCTGCTTTATAACCAGTCGCTTAGTTTTTTTGATATTAATGGTAATGGCAAGCCAGGCGAATTCGTTGAATGTCAGGTTTTCGAGGTGATTCAGAAGTTTGTTATCGGTCGACTTCCTACGGATAGTATAGTTATTCTTGACACTTATTTCCCTCTGCTTATCAAGGCAGAAAAGAAATATGAGACTAATCCGAGTCTCACTGGGATGGTAGCATGTGCCGTAGAGTTTTTTGCTGATGGGTTTTACTACAATGCAGATCAAGCCGGGGAAAAGGTTAAATCAGTTCTACCGCTTGTACAATGGACAACTTTGTATGAAAAGGAGGGCAGCTATACCTCAACCTTACCAGCTGATCCATTAACCACTGCCAATTTTCTTTCTACCTGGAACAAAGGGCTTGATATTGTTTTTACAGAGGCCCATGGTGGTAATTGGCGGCGCATTTTCGATGATACTGATAAGGACGGTGTCTATGATACTGGAGAGGAACACTGGGTGCGTTTCTGGGGACCTCTGACAGATTTCCAGAGCACTACCTTTCTAGGGTATATCAATGGTTGTGACACATTTATTGACGACAACTGGACAAAGACGCCTTTTCCTTACGTAGACAATCTTCTCCATGGGAAATTGCTCAATTTCATCGGTTATGCCTCCTCGATTACTGATTACGACAATCCATTATCGAAAGCAATATGTTGTGCTATTGGAAATGGCTTTTCTGTGGGTGATGCAGTTGCTACAGTTAAGGGAAATACGCTGCCAAGAGACAGGTCTGAGTCATGGCTCAGTATTACTATAGCTGGAGACCCTTCGGCTAGATTGAGCAGTAAGCCTTTGACTGTTATGCCAACAGTCTCGATGACAGACACAAATACAAATGCAATTACATTGTCTTGGAATAAGAACAATCCGATTTGTACTTACATAGTGCAAGTCAGTAGTTTTGCTGACTTTAACAACTTAGTAGAATCGGATATGGTGTACACTACCAGCTGTCAAATCTCTGCGCTACCTGCCGGTGACTATTATTGGCGAGTACGGGCAGTCTATGACACGGGGTTAGGTGATTGGTCAGAGGGAACTTCTTTTACTATTATTGGTCCTATCAACATAGAGGTCGATTCCTTGCCAAATGAAGTAGAATCACCAGTAATTACTGTTACTGGTTCTACTAACGCCGATAGTGTCAAGGTTAATGGGTTAGATGCAACAGTTGCCAGTGGTCATTTCTCAAAAACGGTTTCCCTTACAGAAGGCGAGAATAAAATTAATATTATTGCCTCCAGGGGTACCCAAATCACTACAGCCAATTACGTTGTAACTTACAAAAAATCATTAATCCTCAAGTTGGTCATAGGAAAACCAACTATTTGGGTAAACGGAATGGCCTCGTCATTAGAAGCTCCTCCTGTAATAACCAATGCACGAACATTAGTTCCTATTCGAGCCGTGGTTGAGGCGGTTGACGGTACTATTGACTGGGATGCCACTCTGAGGCAGGTGAGTATTACTGTTAAAGAGGATAGGCTCGTCCTAACTATTGGAAAGAGCTTGGCTACCCTCAATGGTAACACAGTAGCTATAGACACTAGCAATAGTAAAGTTGTCCCCGTGATCATGAATGGAAGAACCCTCTTGCCCTTGAGATTTGTGGCAGAGAGTTTGGGGTTTGAGGTAACTTGGGATGCGGCTACCCAAACAATTACGTTGAGCATCCGCTAG
- a CDS encoding fructose-bisphosphate aldolase: protein MLVLKDFWRMDFLVPLLKKDKAFFLAYDHGFEHGGEDFDAKNSDPEFILDLAVRGHFTAVILQKGLAEKYYYNTPYSAQIPLIVKLNGKTNIVKTVEPYSAQNCSVKYAKMLGAKGVGYTIYLGSEFEAEMLETFGQIQEEAHNLNMAAIAWIYPRGKNVLLPESPEMLKYAARLGSELGADMIKLKHSGDKKSFAEAVKLAGKTKVVLSGGRKETREDFCKAVEEIMAAGGTGVAVGRNVWQDDKPLDMAEKLSQIIWSS from the coding sequence ATGCTCGTGTTAAAAGATTTTTGGCGTATGGATTTTTTAGTTCCTTTATTGAAAAAAGACAAAGCCTTCTTTTTGGCTTACGATCATGGTTTTGAACATGGGGGAGAGGATTTTGATGCTAAAAATTCTGACCCTGAATTCATTTTGGATTTAGCCGTCAGAGGTCATTTTACTGCCGTGATTTTGCAGAAAGGCTTAGCGGAAAAATATTATTACAATACTCCCTACTCAGCCCAAATTCCTTTGATTGTTAAATTGAATGGTAAAACGAATATTGTTAAAACGGTAGAGCCTTATTCAGCTCAAAATTGCTCTGTGAAGTATGCCAAAATGTTGGGCGCCAAAGGTGTGGGTTATACTATCTATCTTGGAAGTGAGTTTGAAGCAGAAATGTTAGAGACTTTTGGTCAAATTCAGGAGGAAGCGCACAATTTAAATATGGCGGCCATTGCCTGGATTTATCCCAGAGGTAAAAACGTTCTTTTGCCAGAAAGCCCAGAAATGCTAAAATATGCCGCTCGTCTGGGCTCAGAGTTAGGGGCAGATATGATTAAGCTTAAGCATAGCGGTGATAAAAAAAGTTTTGCTGAAGCTGTCAAATTAGCCGGTAAGACCAAAGTCGTTCTCTCGGGAGGCAGAAAGGAAACACGAGAAGATTTCTGTAAGGCAGTTGAGGAGATAATGGCTGCTGGCGGTACGGGAGTTGCGGTGGGGAGAAATGTGTGGCAAGATGACAAGCCGTTAGATATGGCAGAGAAGCTAAGCCAAATAATCTGGAGTTCATAA